A genome region from Nocardia sp. NBC_01730 includes the following:
- a CDS encoding WXG100-like domain-containing protein, which yields MAPPVVQVDPQGFTKAADVYEGVHNALTTRVGTLTKILGECGGSAGSDNAGRKWSNDYDPAAWDTVDALGDLALAVGQMHDLLQFTAANHANANSQSAPEPNPSDVVFPPGTLKVYQPPEPPAAYGGHDAEPTGWNWIKGYVEGEIWPNGHPDVLRKAAAAWRTMANDLGIAAAPLPNARELIEAQQSTETSQALEQADIVKGQFDSLAGVCESLATSCDSYADSVEQTKDAIKRALIELAALVALDQTFGWIAAPFTGGGSAAAAQGGMALAISVYGARIATTIRALVGLVEIVRVPAAVSQAIARGSEALIPLLRAQPALAGVDGAVAPGAFTSWSKLRRPNLTQAAKDKIVASTKTWRRPGTTGEDDFYIVKSETEVKVPINKSYDDKPWVTQLDKTPDGKYYIDSANNSLYPVNPKWEYGHNSGFENRKLLADAQTNNLTQKELDDLVNSHPDWFHVEDMTGNRSHRREGN from the coding sequence ATGGCACCTCCTGTGGTGCAAGTGGATCCGCAGGGATTCACCAAGGCGGCCGACGTCTACGAGGGTGTCCACAACGCACTGACGACCCGCGTCGGCACCTTGACGAAAATCCTTGGGGAATGCGGCGGAAGCGCGGGCTCGGACAACGCCGGGAGGAAGTGGTCCAACGATTATGACCCGGCCGCGTGGGACACCGTTGACGCGCTGGGTGATCTCGCGCTCGCGGTCGGGCAGATGCACGACTTGCTGCAGTTCACCGCCGCCAACCACGCCAACGCGAATTCGCAGTCCGCACCCGAACCGAACCCCAGCGATGTCGTCTTCCCGCCGGGGACGCTGAAGGTCTACCAACCTCCCGAACCCCCGGCTGCCTACGGTGGCCACGACGCTGAGCCGACGGGCTGGAACTGGATCAAAGGGTATGTCGAGGGCGAGATTTGGCCGAACGGGCATCCTGATGTTCTCCGTAAAGCCGCCGCGGCGTGGCGGACCATGGCCAACGACCTGGGAATCGCGGCGGCCCCCTTGCCGAACGCGCGGGAGCTGATCGAGGCACAGCAAAGCACCGAAACATCGCAAGCGCTCGAGCAGGCCGACATCGTCAAGGGCCAGTTCGACTCGCTGGCGGGTGTATGCGAGTCGCTCGCGACATCGTGCGACTCGTACGCGGATTCGGTCGAGCAGACCAAGGATGCGATCAAGCGAGCGCTCATCGAGCTCGCCGCGCTGGTGGCGTTGGACCAAACCTTCGGCTGGATCGCCGCCCCCTTCACCGGCGGCGGATCCGCGGCCGCCGCGCAGGGCGGGATGGCGCTGGCGATCAGCGTCTATGGGGCTCGCATCGCCACAACGATTCGTGCCCTGGTAGGTCTGGTCGAGATCGTGCGCGTCCCAGCGGCAGTGTCGCAAGCCATCGCTCGCGGCTCGGAGGCGTTGATCCCGCTGCTGCGTGCGCAGCCAGCTTTAGCTGGTGTCGACGGCGCTGTCGCGCCGGGGGCGTTCACGTCGTGGTCGAAGCTACGCCGCCCGAACCTCACCCAGGCGGCCAAAGACAAGATCGTGGCCAGCACCAAGACCTGGCGTCGCCCCGGGACTACCGGGGAGGACGACTTCTACATTGTGAAGTCGGAGACCGAAGTCAAGGTGCCGATCAACAAGTCCTATGACGACAAACCGTGGGTGACACAGCTGGACAAGACACCAGACGGCAAGTATTACATCGACTCGGCGAACAATTCTCTCTACCCGGTAAACCCGAAGTGGGAATACGGACACAACTCGGGCTTCGAGAACCGGAAACTGCTCGCTGACGCACAAACGAACAACCTGACCCAGAAGGAGCTCGACGACCTCGTCAACAGCCACCCAGACTGGTTCCACGTTGAGGACATGACCGGAAACCGAAGCCACAGACGGGAAGGTAACTAG
- a CDS encoding ankyrin repeat domain-containing protein yields MTQRDEYDRTALHYAAANGDLAAVQRLLATEDVNAIDEHEWTPLHFAAQAASPEVVALLLDSGADIDAVTDKGMPAIYWAIMSSGADPIGTVRLLRARGADPTKATMKSYFGPKSPLDTVKEIGNDPAMRAEFADLLDE; encoded by the coding sequence ATGACGCAACGAGACGAATACGACCGCACGGCACTGCATTACGCCGCCGCGAACGGTGATCTTGCTGCTGTGCAACGCTTGCTCGCCACCGAGGACGTCAACGCCATAGACGAGCATGAGTGGACGCCGCTACATTTCGCAGCGCAAGCGGCCTCGCCGGAAGTGGTGGCGCTGCTCCTCGACTCGGGGGCCGACATCGACGCGGTGACCGACAAGGGCATGCCTGCGATCTATTGGGCGATCATGTCCTCTGGCGCAGACCCGATCGGCACGGTACGCCTGCTCCGAGCGCGCGGAGCAGACCCGACCAAGGCGACGATGAAATCGTACTTCGGACCGAAGAGCCCCCTGGACACCGTGAAGGAAATCGGCAACGACCCCGCCATGCGTGCTGAATTCGCGGACCTGCTCGATGAATGA
- a CDS encoding YbaB/EbfC family nucleoid-associated protein, with product MNDNPDIDAAIEEMKTKAAQVQAALAEIRGTATAGNGAITAIVDSGGHLRDLKLHRGALQLGDKLAGMILQATAAAERDAAAKAELALRPLTQDQRVEAGMRTIRETLGRPEAPAPKALTEEEIQAADDAYFARRNQQGWNR from the coding sequence ATGAATGACAACCCGGACATTGATGCCGCGATCGAGGAGATGAAAACCAAAGCCGCACAGGTACAAGCAGCGCTCGCCGAGATCCGCGGCACCGCGACCGCCGGCAACGGAGCCATTACGGCAATCGTCGACTCGGGTGGACACCTGCGTGATCTGAAACTCCACCGCGGTGCCCTTCAATTGGGCGACAAGCTGGCAGGCATGATCCTGCAAGCGACCGCCGCCGCTGAGCGGGACGCGGCAGCCAAAGCAGAGCTAGCTCTTCGCCCGCTCACACAAGACCAACGCGTCGAAGCCGGGATGCGAACGATCCGCGAAACACTTGGACGACCGGAGGCCCCTGCGCCAAAGGCGCTGACCGAAGAGGAGATCCAGGCTGCGGACGATGCCTACTTCGCGCGTAGGAATCAGCAAGGCTGGAACAGATAG
- the mobF gene encoding MobF family relaxase, translating into MTATIHKVVAGNGYQYYLRNVAANDNPGRGRSSLADYYSAHGEAPGRWHGTGLSSLGITAGDEVTEEQMKSLFGLGRHPNADAIETAVYDEHIGRGETHKNATRAADHASRLGNPFRVYAQVSDFRKRCAQAFQQHNIAQGSDPHGAIPDTERARIRTTVATRMFTETYDRAPLNERELSGWVAQNSRPNTTAVAGFDITFSPVKSVSVLWALAPRAVAEKIEAAHQAAIGDALTWLEQHAVFTRLGRNGIRQVDVEGIVAARFTHRDSRAGDPDLHTHVLIANRVRTLDGRWRTLDGTAIYQAVVTVSEIYNTRLEHHLEDLVGVEFTERPGTDPTKRPIREIIGIPTPLIQAWSRREAAIKVRLGELAADFQHRFGREPIPGEMYDLAQRATLQTRPAKHQLRSLAEQRASWRAEAVALLGGREVLSRMVVAVLNPVRTPRVVVSAQWITRTAERVLEVVAEHRSTWRPNNVRAEVERQVRGHIRGQDWAQAAEAVLSEALSPAQSIERGDPDIADAPELRTVPELLRRRDGSSVYTSAGSGLYTSTQVLSVEQALIELSVTSGARQLSPGTVAAAVHTYNTLNPDRPLNAGQVNVIEGFATSGLRIHTANAPAGSGKTTAMAVLTDAWHTSGGQVLGLAPTASAAAVLGDSIGARVETVDKVLDVLSRHTPRPDNPALDRDIPPPLPEWVLQIDPGTLVIVDEHVKLGNLKRLRLLRFLASRGATVRCIGDDQQLPAIEAGGADADMNAATPEHTMTLTHVVRFASTAEATASLQLREGDPAALGWYLDNARVHAGHHGATHDDAYTAWDADHLAGREAIMLAANHDVVTALNARARVDRITRSGGVAGAECRLADRTGASVGDTIRTRRNDPRLRLGGRDWVRNGYAWTVTAVHDDGSLTAMHLRSGGKHGASVRLPADYVAAHVRLGYATTIDSAQGITAETCHVALTGGESRQQLYVAMTRGVYANHAYIPTALDGSEGSFWSEPAVFPRTAVEVLLRVLGRDGAQKSAHTQLRDTLDPRTRIGRALDIYLDALGVAAEHALGADGLDRLDTAAEALRPHLTDSPAYPVLRQHLAMIALSGRDPIAALHAAAGARELDTADDVAAVLDWRLDPSGAHSTGTGPLPWAQGIPRGMREDLDSTQLTPRARIVGDLATQIRRDVHWWTPVTAPHWARPLVGANEGLLGELAVWRATLHVDDRDMRPTGPPRYAALEREHQQLLDERVTHTLGDIHLPVNKWAATVERMDARVVTDPYWPILADKIEVASRAGIDIEILLTDAAASRPLPDQMPAAALWSRLELEPSALDTGLGHRNLRPDWITDLRTVLGDEAAERVIADPAWPRVVAAIDRATGTKWTPQQLLTTAHELLLTAQPDDTSGLRPDQLASALAWRIDALLHHTPTQHSDHSTADAAPRAGSPESTTFPVAPPEPEFNEESGQLVKPEPAPPPVSDANVGTKHIPGEVSEGIREVAELFRTGQIAAAVDAFGDLTGIATDEQHVILADIAETLYRNSFPVACARLRWANERFPQWRALIEACTPASDPHVYQTPTTPTEPAYRRDRRSEVARDHPAHTDPDARRAQLPEAQIDARRVEQGYHDTRADVDEQPYDNVIPDGVLHHYYRTVLPDARPKYRPIDYDRAALPDTRGLDCVACGLERTRTDASPVPPRRADDGLCGECRDSDQHGIPDHDPADHITARCTHITATKPPAAARAMLRRDWRATRNPAHRATIEAWIRDHPVLDTAQQSRSGDPALADPALDNPLFEFSDTQLDEHIAQLHQRLALTETDTFVFNPPQHPPDNEPVADDLIRRRIAAQHAIRDARNADQQLHTAATAFHAVATELHEARAHLDAEPSYRRGQRRALQKRIDTLIAEQTTRSREHSTARAAARQANRDAILLAGTTDGWDQLLNTDPEHTPDTDQRRAEATTDADEEARTRIADINQQLEQYRTEQHRRHALNPTQLAHEQQHRQHTAPAEEPDNENTAHHAEPVNRLPDDDLGL; encoded by the coding sequence ATGACCGCGACAATTCATAAAGTCGTGGCAGGCAATGGCTATCAGTATTACCTGCGTAATGTCGCCGCGAACGATAATCCCGGTCGCGGCCGGTCCAGCCTGGCCGACTACTACTCTGCCCACGGTGAAGCACCAGGGCGCTGGCACGGCACCGGCCTGAGCTCTCTGGGCATCACCGCAGGTGATGAAGTCACCGAAGAGCAGATGAAATCCCTGTTCGGACTGGGTCGCCATCCCAACGCCGACGCGATCGAAACCGCGGTCTACGACGAGCATATAGGGCGGGGAGAAACTCACAAGAACGCGACCCGCGCAGCGGATCACGCCTCTCGTTTAGGTAACCCGTTTCGTGTTTATGCGCAGGTTTCCGACTTCCGGAAACGGTGCGCGCAGGCGTTTCAGCAACACAATATTGCGCAGGGATCAGACCCGCACGGCGCCATTCCCGATACCGAGCGCGCTCGAATTCGCACCACTGTCGCGACGCGAATGTTCACCGAAACCTACGATCGCGCGCCCTTGAATGAGCGCGAGTTGTCGGGGTGGGTGGCACAGAACTCTCGACCGAACACCACTGCGGTCGCCGGTTTCGATATCACTTTCTCGCCGGTGAAGTCGGTGTCGGTGTTGTGGGCGCTGGCACCCCGCGCGGTCGCGGAGAAGATCGAGGCCGCACACCAGGCCGCAATCGGTGACGCACTCACCTGGCTCGAGCAGCACGCGGTCTTCACCCGGTTGGGGCGCAACGGGATCCGGCAGGTCGATGTCGAGGGCATCGTCGCAGCAAGATTCACCCACCGCGACAGCCGCGCCGGGGACCCGGACCTGCACACACACGTCCTGATCGCCAACCGCGTGCGCACCCTCGACGGGCGGTGGCGCACCCTCGACGGCACCGCGATCTACCAGGCGGTGGTCACCGTGTCCGAGATCTACAACACCCGCTTGGAGCACCACCTCGAAGATCTCGTCGGTGTGGAGTTCACCGAACGCCCTGGTACTGATCCGACCAAGCGGCCGATCCGGGAAATCATCGGCATCCCAACCCCGTTGATCCAGGCGTGGTCGCGGCGGGAAGCGGCGATCAAAGTGCGCCTGGGCGAGCTCGCCGCAGATTTCCAACACCGGTTCGGGCGTGAACCGATTCCTGGGGAAATGTATGACCTGGCCCAGCGCGCCACGCTGCAGACCCGCCCCGCCAAACACCAACTACGGTCACTGGCCGAGCAACGCGCCAGCTGGCGGGCGGAAGCGGTAGCGCTGCTTGGGGGTCGAGAAGTGCTGTCGCGGATGGTTGTGGCTGTGTTGAATCCGGTGCGGACACCCCGGGTGGTGGTGTCAGCGCAGTGGATCACGCGCACGGCCGAGCGCGTGCTGGAGGTGGTGGCCGAGCACCGATCGACCTGGCGGCCCAACAATGTGCGCGCCGAAGTCGAGCGGCAGGTCCGCGGCCACATCCGAGGCCAAGATTGGGCACAAGCCGCCGAAGCCGTCCTGAGCGAAGCACTCTCACCGGCGCAGTCGATCGAACGCGGCGACCCCGATATCGCTGACGCGCCCGAATTGCGCACAGTGCCCGAGCTGTTGCGTCGTCGCGACGGCTCCAGCGTCTACACGTCTGCGGGCTCTGGGCTGTATACCTCGACGCAGGTGTTGTCGGTGGAACAGGCCCTGATCGAGCTGTCGGTGACCTCCGGCGCCCGCCAACTCTCCCCCGGCACGGTGGCTGCGGCGGTGCACACCTACAACACGCTCAACCCGGATCGGCCGCTGAATGCCGGACAGGTCAATGTCATCGAAGGCTTCGCCACCTCGGGTTTGCGGATACACACCGCCAACGCCCCGGCCGGGTCCGGGAAGACGACCGCGATGGCCGTACTCACCGACGCCTGGCACACCAGCGGCGGACAAGTCCTCGGCCTGGCCCCCACCGCCTCAGCCGCCGCCGTGCTCGGGGACTCGATCGGCGCCCGAGTCGAGACCGTCGACAAGGTCCTCGACGTCCTCTCCCGTCACACACCGCGACCGGACAACCCGGCGCTGGACCGTGATATCCCGCCGCCGCTGCCGGAATGGGTGCTGCAAATCGATCCCGGCACGTTGGTGATCGTCGATGAGCACGTCAAGCTCGGCAACCTCAAACGTCTACGGCTGCTGCGGTTTCTGGCCTCTCGTGGTGCGACGGTCCGCTGTATCGGTGACGATCAGCAGCTGCCCGCGATCGAGGCCGGCGGTGCGGACGCGGACATGAATGCCGCCACCCCAGAGCACACCATGACCCTGACCCATGTCGTGCGCTTCGCCTCGACGGCCGAGGCGACGGCCAGTTTGCAGCTGCGCGAAGGCGATCCGGCCGCTCTGGGTTGGTATCTGGACAACGCTCGTGTGCACGCGGGCCATCACGGTGCGACCCACGATGACGCTTACACCGCCTGGGACGCTGACCATCTCGCGGGCCGTGAGGCGATCATGCTGGCCGCGAACCACGACGTGGTGACCGCGCTCAACGCTCGCGCCCGCGTCGATCGCATCACTCGCAGCGGTGGTGTCGCAGGCGCGGAATGTAGGCTCGCCGATCGCACGGGGGCCTCGGTCGGTGACACGATCCGAACCCGTCGCAACGATCCACGCCTGCGTTTGGGTGGGCGTGATTGGGTGCGCAACGGCTATGCCTGGACCGTCACCGCCGTCCACGATGACGGCAGTTTGACCGCCATGCACCTGCGTTCCGGTGGTAAACACGGTGCGAGTGTGCGGCTTCCCGCCGACTATGTGGCCGCGCATGTGCGCCTCGGGTACGCGACGACGATCGATTCCGCGCAGGGAATCACCGCCGAAACCTGCCATGTCGCGCTCACCGGAGGTGAGTCCCGGCAGCAGCTTTACGTCGCTATGACTCGCGGTGTGTACGCCAACCACGCCTATATCCCGACCGCGTTGGATGGCAGTGAGGGCTCGTTCTGGAGTGAACCGGCGGTGTTTCCGCGCACCGCGGTCGAAGTTTTGCTGCGCGTCCTGGGCCGCGACGGCGCACAAAAATCGGCACACACGCAACTACGTGACACGCTCGACCCGCGCACTCGGATCGGCCGCGCACTAGATATCTACCTCGACGCGCTCGGCGTCGCCGCCGAACACGCCCTCGGCGCTGATGGCTTGGATCGTCTCGACACCGCCGCGGAAGCACTGCGCCCCCACCTCACCGATAGCCCCGCCTACCCGGTGTTGCGCCAGCATCTGGCGATGATCGCGTTGTCTGGGCGTGATCCGATCGCTGCCCTGCACGCTGCGGCGGGCGCGCGGGAACTCGACACCGCCGATGATGTTGCCGCGGTGTTGGACTGGCGTCTGGACCCCTCCGGCGCGCACTCCACCGGCACCGGACCACTGCCCTGGGCACAGGGGATCCCACGTGGCATGCGCGAAGACCTCGACTCCACACAACTCACCCCGCGCGCCCGCATCGTCGGCGACCTCGCAACCCAGATCCGCCGGGATGTCCACTGGTGGACTCCGGTGACCGCGCCGCATTGGGCTCGACCTCTCGTCGGCGCCAACGAGGGGCTGCTCGGCGAACTCGCGGTCTGGCGCGCCACACTCCACGTCGACGACCGCGACATGCGCCCCACCGGACCTCCTCGCTACGCCGCGCTCGAACGTGAGCACCAACAGCTACTCGACGAGCGGGTCACCCACACGCTCGGCGATATCCATCTGCCAGTGAACAAATGGGCCGCCACCGTCGAACGTATGGACGCCCGCGTCGTGACCGACCCGTATTGGCCCATCCTCGCCGACAAGATCGAAGTCGCCTCCCGCGCTGGAATCGACATCGAAATCCTGCTCACCGATGCCGCCGCGTCGCGGCCACTTCCTGATCAGATGCCCGCCGCCGCGCTGTGGTCGCGTCTGGAATTGGAACCCTCAGCACTGGACACCGGTCTCGGACACCGCAACCTACGCCCGGACTGGATCACCGATCTGCGCACGGTGCTCGGTGACGAGGCCGCCGAACGCGTCATCGCCGACCCGGCCTGGCCGCGCGTGGTCGCCGCGATCGACCGCGCGACCGGCACCAAGTGGACACCCCAGCAACTACTCACCACCGCGCACGAACTGCTCCTCACCGCCCAACCCGACGACACATCCGGTCTGCGCCCCGACCAACTCGCCAGCGCTTTGGCCTGGCGCATCGACGCGCTCCTGCACCACACACCCACGCAACACAGCGACCATTCCACCGCTGATGCGGCCCCTCGCGCGGGCTCGCCGGAATCCACCACATTCCCCGTTGCACCACCAGAACCCGAATTCAACGAGGAGAGCGGCCAATTGGTGAAACCCGAACCTGCGCCACCACCGGTGTCCGATGCAAACGTCGGGACCAAACACATCCCTGGTGAGGTCTCAGAAGGTATCCGTGAGGTGGCCGAACTTTTCCGCACCGGTCAGATCGCCGCCGCGGTCGATGCGTTCGGCGATCTCACCGGGATCGCGACCGACGAACAACACGTGATCCTCGCCGATATCGCCGAAACCCTGTACCGCAACAGCTTTCCCGTCGCCTGCGCGCGCTTGCGGTGGGCGAACGAACGCTTCCCCCAGTGGCGGGCACTCATCGAAGCCTGCACACCGGCCAGCGACCCACACGTCTACCAAACCCCCACCACCCCAACCGAACCCGCCTACCGGCGCGACCGACGCAGCGAAGTCGCCCGCGACCACCCCGCCCACACCGACCCTGATGCACGCCGCGCACAACTCCCCGAAGCACAGATCGACGCACGCCGAGTCGAGCAGGGCTACCACGACACCCGCGCCGACGTCGACGAGCAGCCCTACGACAATGTGATTCCGGACGGGGTTCTGCATCACTACTACCGCACGGTGTTACCCGATGCACGCCCGAAGTACCGCCCGATCGATTACGACCGCGCCGCCCTGCCCGACACCCGAGGACTGGACTGTGTGGCCTGCGGTCTCGAACGCACCCGCACCGACGCCTCCCCTGTTCCGCCGCGCCGCGCCGACGACGGGCTATGCGGCGAATGCCGCGACAGCGATCAGCACGGCATCCCCGACCACGATCCCGCCGACCACATCACAGCACGCTGCACCCACATCACCGCCACCAAACCACCCGCCGCCGCCCGCGCCATGCTGCGCCGCGACTGGCGCGCCACCCGCAACCCGGCACACCGGGCCACGATCGAAGCCTGGATCCGCGACCACCCGGTCCTCGACACCGCGCAGCAATCACGCTCCGGCGACCCGGCCCTCGCCGATCCAGCATTGGACAATCCGCTATTCGAATTCAGCGACACTCAACTCGACGAACACATCGCCCAGCTACACCAACGCCTCGCACTTACCGAGACCGACACATTCGTATTCAACCCGCCCCAGCACCCACCCGACAACGAACCAGTCGCAGACGATCTCATCCGCCGCCGAATAGCCGCACAGCACGCGATACGCGACGCCCGCAACGCCGACCAGCAACTCCACACGGCCGCCACAGCGTTCCATGCGGTCGCGACAGAACTCCACGAAGCCCGTGCTCATCTCGACGCCGAACCCAGCTATCGACGCGGCCAACGCCGCGCACTCCAAAAACGCATCGACACTCTCATCGCCGAACAAACCACGCGCAGCCGCGAACACAGCACCGCACGAGCCGCCGCCCGCCAAGCAAACCGCGACGCCATCCTGCTCGCCGGCACCACCGACGGCTGGGACCAACTACTCAACACCGACCCCGAACACACACCCGATACAGACCAACGCCGCGCCGAAGCGACTACCGATGCTGACGAGGAAGCCCGGACACGGATCGCCGACATCAACCAACAGCTCGAGCAATACCGCACCGAACAACACCGCCGCCACGCCCTCAACCCCACTCAGCTAGCGCACGAACAACAACATCGACAGCACACCGCACCGGCAGAGGAACCCGACAACGAGAACACCGCCCACCACGCCGAGCCCGTCAATCGCCTTCCAGACGACGATCTCGGACTGTAA